The Variovorax sp. PMC12 genome segment TGTACAACGCCACCTACTTCCAGCGCCATGTAAGCACCCGGCCCGACCTGGTGGAACCGGTCGGCGAATTCCAGGTGATGCTGGCCAACGAGAAGGACTACATCACCACGCGGGTGGCGAACCGGCTCAACCTCACCGGCCCGGCCGTCAGCGTGCACACCGCCTGCTCGACCTCGCTGGTGGCCGTGGCCCACGCCTTCCACGCGCTGCGCACCGGCCAGTGCTACATGGCGCTGGCGGGCGGCGCATCGGTCACCTGCCCGCCGCGCAGCGGCTACCTCTACAACGAGGGCTCGATGCTCTCGCCCGACGGCCACACGCGCAGCTTCGACGCGAAGGCCCAGGGCACCGTCTTCAGCGACGGCGCGGCCGTGGTGCTGCTCAAGCGCCTGGCCGACGCGCAGGCCGACGGCGACACCATCTACGCCGTGCTGCGCAGCGCCAGCGTGAACAACGACGGCGGCGCCAAGGCCAGCTTCACCGCGCCCAGCGTGGACGGCCAGGCGGCGGTGATCCGCGCCGCGCTGGCGGCGGCCGAGGTCGATGCGCGCAGCATTTCCTACGTGGAGGCGCACGGCACCGCCACGCCGATGGGCGACCCGATCGAGGTCGAGGCACTGGCCGTGGCCTACGCCGAGCACACCGACGCGCTCGGCTACTGCACGCTGGGCTCGCTCAAGAGCAACGTGGGCCACATGGTCACGGCCGCCGGCGCGGCGGGGCTCATCAAGACGGCGTTGGCGCTGCACCACGGGCAGATCCCGCCGACGGTGCACTTCGAGACGCCCAACCCGGCGATCGACTTCGCACGCACGCCCTTCCAAGTGACCGCCAGCCTGCAGCCGTGGCCGCGCGTCGACCTGCCGCGCCGCGCGGGCGTGAGCTCCTTCGGCGTGGGCGGCACCAATGCGCACGTCATCGTCGAGGAAGCGCCGCCGCGGCCGGCATCGCCCATCGCCACCGGCGAACAGGTGCTGCCGCTGTCGGCACGCTCGGAGGCTGCGCTGGCCGTTGCCGCCGAGCAGCTCGCGGCGCACCTGCAGGCGCATGCCGAACAGCCGCTGGCCGACGTGGCCCACACGCTGGCGGTCGGCCGCAAGGCCCACGCCTTCCGCCGCGTGGTGGTGGCGGCCGACACGGTGCAGGCCATCGAGGCGCTGCGTGCCGCCGATTCGCCCTGGCGCGCCAGCGGCCGGCTTGCCTCGCGCGCGCCGCAGCCGGTGCTGATGTTCCCGGGCCAGGGGGCGCAGTACGCCGGCATGGGCAGGCTGCTGCACGCGGCCGACCCGGTGTTCGCAGCCGCCTTCGACGATTGCATCGATGCCATGGCTGGCGCCACCGGCTTCGACCTGCGCGAGCGCATGTTCTCGGACGACCCGAAGGCGCTGTCGCCCACCGCCGTCACCCAGCCCGCGCTCTTCACCATCGAATACGCCCTCGCGCGGCGGCTGCTGGCCACCGGCGTGCGGCCCCATGCGCTGATGGGCCACAGCGTGGGCGAGTTCGTCGCCGCGGTGCTCGCGGGCGTCATGCGGCTCGAAGATGCGGCCCGGCTCGTCGCCCGGCGCGGCGCGCTCATGCAGGCGCTGCCGGCGGGCGCGATGCTGTCGGTGCGCATCGGCGCGGCCGAGCTGGAGCAAAGGCTGGGCGCCTCGCTCTCGCTCGCCGCCGAGAACGGCCCCACGGCCTGCGTCGCCGCCGGCTCCTTCGAGGCCATCGCCGCATTGCAGGCCACGCTGGAAGCCGAAGGCATCGCATGCCGCGCGCTGCAGACATCGCACGCCTTCCACTCCGCCATGATGGACGGCGCCGTCGCGCCCTTCGAGGCGCTGGTGGGCCAGGTGGCGCTGAATGCGCCACAGACGCCGATCTTCTCGACCCTCACCGGCCGGCTGCTGGAGGCGCAAGAAGCCACCAGCCCCGCCTACTGGGCACGGCACCTGCGCGGCACCGTTCGCTTCTCGCCGGCCGTGCGCGCCGCGATGGAACACGCCGCGCAGCCGCTCTTCATCGAAGCCGGTCCGCGCAACACCCTCTCCACGCTGGTCCGCCAGCACGGCGCGAGTGCTGCCGTGCCGCTGCTGCACGGCGAGCCCGCCGACGAACACCGCACGCTGTGCCTGGCCGTCGGCCGGCTGTGGACCTGCGGCGCGGAAGTCGAGCTGTCGCGCCTGTCCAGCCGCACCGGCGCCCAGCGGGTGCGCCTGCCGACCAGCCCGTTCGAACGCAAGCGCTTCTGGGTCGACATCGCCGCCGCTCCCGAAGCCGCCGGGATCGCCGCGACCGCCGCGATCCCCGCCGCACCTCTTTCAGTCTCGCCCGCCCCTTCCGCCACACCCACACCTTTGGAGCCGATCGTGACAGCTGCAGCGACCTCGCCTCTCCCTTCCTCCGCGTCCTCCCCTCCCGTCGATGCGCGCCTGCGCGCCTTGTTCGAGGACATCTCCGGCATCGACATGGCGCAGGCGGAAGGCCATGCGCCCTTCGGCGAGCTCGGCCTGGATTCGCTCACGCTGACGCAGGCGGCCACCCAGATCAAGAAGCACTTCAAGGTCAACCTGAGCTTCAGGCAGCTGATGGAGAACTACCGCTGCTTCGACGCGCTCTCCGCGTTCCTGCGCGAGAGCCTGCCGCCCGAAGCCGCGCCGGTCGTGGCGCCCGTTGCAGCGGCTGAAGCGCCCGTGGTGCAGCAGCCCGTTCAAGCCCTGGCGCCCGCACCGGTGGCGTACGCACCTATGCACGGCAACGCGGCCTCCAGCCCGATCTCCCAGCTGATTGCGCAGCAAATGGAATTGATGCGCCAGCAGCTCGCCCTGCTCTCGGGCACGGCGCCCGCCGCGCCGGTCATGCCGCAGGCAGTGCAGGCGCCGGCCGTCGCCGCACCGGTCGCGGCGGCACCCGCCGCCGAAGAGCCCGCGCCGTCGAAGGAGCCGCTGCGCTACGACGTCGCCAAGGCCTTCGGCGCCATCGCCCGCATCCACACCCAGCGCACGGCCGAGCCCAGCGGCCGCCAGAAGGCCCGGCTCGCGGCGTTCATGCGCCGCTACATCGAGCGCACCATCAAGAGCAAGCAGTTCACCGAGGCCAACCGCTCGCACATGGCTGACCCGCGCGTGGTCAACGGCTTCCGCCCGGTCACCAAAGAGATCACCTACCAGATCGTCATCGAGCGTTCCAAGGGCTCGAAGATGTGGGACCTGGACGGCAACGAATACGTCGACGCGCTCAACGGCTTCGGCATGAACATGTTCGGCTGGCAGCCCGACTTCGTGCAGGACGCCGTGCGCAGGCAGCTCGACGCGGGCTACGAGATCGGCCCGCAGCATCCGCTGGCCGCCGACGTCACCGCGCTCATCTGCGAGCTCACGGGCAGCGACCGCGCCGGCCTGTGCAACACCGGCTCCGAGGCCGTGATGGCGGCGCTGCGCATTGCGCGCACCGTCACCGGCCGCAGCACGGTGGTGGTGTTCACCGGCTCCTACCACGGCACCTTCGACGAAGTGCTGGTGCGCGCCGGCAAGGGCGGCAAGGGCCTGTCGGCCGCGCCGGGCGTGATGAGCGGCATGTTCGGCGACATCCGCGTGCTCGACTACGGCACGCCGGAGGCGCTGGCCTTCATCCGCGACAACGCCGACGACCTGGCCGCCGTGCTGGCCGAGCCGGTGCAAAGCCGCCGGCCCGACTTCCAGCCGCGCGAGTTCCTGCACGAGCTGCGCGAGATCACCGCCAAGAGCGGCTGCGCGCTGATCTTCGACGAGGTCATCACCGGTTTCCGCACCGCGCTGGGCGGCGCGCAGGAGCTGTTCGGCGTGCGCGCCGATCTCGCCACCTACGGCAAGGTGATCGGCGGCGGCTTTCCGGTGGGCGTGATCGCGGGCAAGCGCGAGTTCATGGACGCGCTCGACGGCGGCGCCTGGCAGTACGGCGACGACTCCATTCCCGGCGTGGGCGTGACCTACTTCGCCGGCACCTTCGTGCGCCACCCGCTGGCGCTGGCGGCGGCCAAGGCCTCGCTCCTGCACCTGAAGGAAGCCGGCCCCGCGCTGCAGGCCGGGCTCACGGGCAGCACCAGCGCCATGGCCGCGGAGATGTCGGCCTGGTGCAAGGAGGTCGGCGCGCCGATCGAGATACGCCACTTCGGCTCGCTGTGGCGCGTGAGCTGGCTCGAAGACCACCCGCTGCAGGACCTGCTGTTCGCCATGATGCGCAGCCGCGGCGTGCACATTCTGGACAACTTCCCGTGCTTCCTCACCAGCGCGCACAGCGCCGAGGACATCGCCTTCATCCAGCGCGCCTTCAGGGAATCGGTCGCGGAGATGCAGGAATCGGGCTTCCTGCCGCGCCGCGCCGCGGTCGTGACCAGCTTCGACGTGCGCAAGCCGGCCGAAGAAGGCTCGGTGCTGGCGCGCGACGTCGACGGCCAGCCCTTCTGGTACGTGCCAGAGGCGCAGGCATCCACCCACCACGTCAATGGAAAGGCCGCAGCATGAACGCCGTCCTGCGCCCCGAGACCGACACCGGAACGGGCCCCGCCACCAGCGGGATCATCGAGTGCGTCATCCCGACCACCGAATCGCAGCGCGAAGTCTGGCTCGGCGCCATGCTGAGCCCGGAGGCTTCGCTGGCCTACAACGAATCGGTGCTGCTGCGCCTGCACGGGCCGCTGAATGCGCAGGCGCTGGGCCTTGCGATGGCCGCGCTGGTCGAGCGCCACCAGTCGCTGCGCGCCACCATCTCGCCGGACGGCACCTGCATGCTGGTCGGCCAGGCCCCGGCCGAGCCGATGGGCATGATGGACCTCGCCAAGCTCGACCCGCCATCGCGCGAACAGGTGCTGGCTTCCGCGCACAACGCGGCGGTGTGCACGCCCTTCTCGCTCGAGCACGGGCCGCTGTTCAGGGCAGTGCTGTATCGCCTGGGCGAGGACGACCATGAACTCGTCATGTCGGCCCACCACGTGGTGTGCGACGGCTGGTCGTGGGCGGTCATCACCGAGCAGCTGGGCCACCTGTACGCCGAACAGATCGGCCAGGGGCTGCGGCTGAAGGCCGCGCCGTCCTATGCCGACTTCGCCGCGGCGGAAGCCGCCGAAGCCGCGCACCCCGACATGCAGCAGCACGTGGACTACTGGCTGGAGCGCTTCTCGGGCGGCACGCCGCCCGTGCTGGAGCTGCCGCTGGACCACCCGCGCCCGGCCGTGCGCACCTTCACTTCGCTGCGTGCCGAACGCACGCTCGACCGCCGCCTGGTCACCGCCATGCGCTCGGTCAGCAGCAAGGCCGGCACCAGCCTGTTCGCGGGCCTGCTCGGCGCCTTCGTCGCCACGCTGCACCGGCTGACGGGGCAGGACGACATCGTGGTCGGCATTCCGGCCTCGGGCCAGCTGGCGCGCGACATGCCCGGCCTGGTGGGCCACTGCGTCAACCTGCTGCCGCTGCGCGTGAACGCACATGCGCACCTGCGCTTCGACGCGCTCATGAGCGAATGCGGCACCGCCGTGCTCGACGCCTTCGAGCACCAGTCGCTGACTTACGGCGCGCTGCTCGGCCAGCTCTCGCTGCAGCGCGACGCCAGCCGGCTGCCGCTGGTGAGCGTGATGTTCAACGTCGACCCCGACGTGGCGAGCGGCACCGACAGCTTCGTCGGCCTGTCCGTCAGGCAGGACACCGTGCCGCGCCAGTACGAGAACTTCGAGCTGTTCCTGAACCTGCGCCCGCTCGAAGGCGGGCTGGTGATCGAGGCCCAGTACAACACCGGCCTGTTCGACGAAGTCAGCGTGCAGCGCTGGCTCGACATGTTCGAGTGCGTGCTGCGGTCGGCCACGCGCGACCCGTCCGAGGCCATCGGCCGGCTCGAGGTGCTGTCGACCGAGGCCTCGCTGGTGCTGGCCGCGCTGCAGCCCGCGCCCACCGAGCTGCTTGGCGACCCGCTGGCGCATGCCGGCTTCGTGGCCCGCGCGCTGCTGCACCCCGAGCGGCCGGCGCTGCGCGACGGCGCGCGGCGCAGCACCTACGGCGAGCTCGACGCGCAGTCGAACCGGCTGGCGCATGCGCTGCGCGAGCGCGGCATCGGCCGGGGCCAGCACGTGGGCCTGTGCCTGGAGCGCGGCACCGACATGCTGGTGGCCTTGCTGGCGGTGCTGAAATCGGGCGCCGCCTACGTGCCGCTCGACCCCGCTTTCCCGCAGGCGCGGCTCGACCACTACGCCGAAGACGCGCGGCTCGGCCTGCTGCTCACCACGTCCGACATCGCGACGGCACCGCGCCAGTGGCGTGTCGACGCGAGCCAGCACATCTTCGAGATCGACCGCGACACCGCCTGGCAACAGGGCCCCGCAACGGCGCTCGAGCCGGGCGAGCTCGA includes the following:
- a CDS encoding type I polyketide synthase, translating into MEIQSVSTSRRSAPDTLLEDLFVPRANPETPGGRHAVSMPLAPEFMQRRAQASATGGQLPDTLFAGAWLLLQSRWLGVLWPVLHELAGAKALHTSTTVAFDATRPAGAWIAELDAARRAASAAATGAQPPVSLWLRDAADTAEPDARLRLWLDEASGSLHMDVAAALMDMACAERLLAALADTAADLLARPDAALDDIRTLPVADSHDQLVRWNTPPSALDRTLTVTGMFRRQAAAAPEAIAVAEGDVRMSYAELDRRSDQLARHLQQLGVRSGDGVGLLLDRSLGAVVALIGILKAGGAYVPVPTDFPPERIAYMFAEAQARHVITAQAFRHLVPAEQRALLLDDALDNEDRSSWNEPAIDGESVAYVMYTSGSTGTPKGIEICHRSILRLVVGVDYVELAPGRAMLHAAPLGFDAATLEIWGPLLNGGCCVVHDERVPTGAGLARTIARHDVHTAWLTAALFNAVIDDDPAHLAGLRHLFTGGEALSVPHVRRALAALPGLALSNGYGPTECTTFATTHRIAPTLPADTRSVPLGRPIKDTVLRVLSPSMALLPSGLVGELCIGGHGLARGYLRQPELSADRFVPDPFGGPADRLYRTGDLARWLPDGTIEFIGRRDGQVKIHGHRIETGEIEAAVLAHSGVQSCAVVARPDADGQLRLVAYLVARGPKLSWQALRTHLAARLPAALVPSAQVWLDQLPVTPNGKLDRRALPEPAAGRPELSQPYEEPHDAVEQQVCEAFARALCIDKVGRNDNFFDLGGDSLLVLQVLGELKRDTALPLSTNLFFRDPTPKAMAARLRPPAEASVQAASQPSAPHAAAPASDAVALIATAGRFPGAADVEQFWDNLVAGRDTITFFDDATLDAGVSQALRSDPSYVRARGVIDGIENFDAAFFGIGPKEAQLMDPQQRVFLEICWECLERAGYVPDAAPGPVGVYAGMYNATYFQRHVSTRPDLVEPVGEFQVMLANEKDYITTRVANRLNLTGPAVSVHTACSTSLVAVAHAFHALRTGQCYMALAGGASVTCPPRSGYLYNEGSMLSPDGHTRSFDAKAQGTVFSDGAAVVLLKRLADAQADGDTIYAVLRSASVNNDGGAKASFTAPSVDGQAAVIRAALAAAEVDARSISYVEAHGTATPMGDPIEVEALAVAYAEHTDALGYCTLGSLKSNVGHMVTAAGAAGLIKTALALHHGQIPPTVHFETPNPAIDFARTPFQVTASLQPWPRVDLPRRAGVSSFGVGGTNAHVIVEEAPPRPASPIATGEQVLPLSARSEAALAVAAEQLAAHLQAHAEQPLADVAHTLAVGRKAHAFRRVVVAADTVQAIEALRAADSPWRASGRLASRAPQPVLMFPGQGAQYAGMGRLLHAADPVFAAAFDDCIDAMAGATGFDLRERMFSDDPKALSPTAVTQPALFTIEYALARRLLATGVRPHALMGHSVGEFVAAVLAGVMRLEDAARLVARRGALMQALPAGAMLSVRIGAAELEQRLGASLSLAAENGPTACVAAGSFEAIAALQATLEAEGIACRALQTSHAFHSAMMDGAVAPFEALVGQVALNAPQTPIFSTLTGRLLEAQEATSPAYWARHLRGTVRFSPAVRAAMEHAAQPLFIEAGPRNTLSTLVRQHGASAAVPLLHGEPADEHRTLCLAVGRLWTCGAEVELSRLSSRTGAQRVRLPTSPFERKRFWVDIAAAPEAAGIAATAAIPAAPLSVSPAPSATPTPLEPIVTAAATSPLPSSASSPPVDARLRALFEDISGIDMAQAEGHAPFGELGLDSLTLTQAATQIKKHFKVNLSFRQLMENYRCFDALSAFLRESLPPEAAPVVAPVAAAEAPVVQQPVQALAPAPVAYAPMHGNAASSPISQLIAQQMELMRQQLALLSGTAPAAPVMPQAVQAPAVAAPVAAAPAAEEPAPSKEPLRYDVAKAFGAIARIHTQRTAEPSGRQKARLAAFMRRYIERTIKSKQFTEANRSHMADPRVVNGFRPVTKEITYQIVIERSKGSKMWDLDGNEYVDALNGFGMNMFGWQPDFVQDAVRRQLDAGYEIGPQHPLAADVTALICELTGSDRAGLCNTGSEAVMAALRIARTVTGRSTVVVFTGSYHGTFDEVLVRAGKGGKGLSAAPGVMSGMFGDIRVLDYGTPEALAFIRDNADDLAAVLAEPVQSRRPDFQPREFLHELREITAKSGCALIFDEVITGFRTALGGAQELFGVRADLATYGKVIGGGFPVGVIAGKREFMDALDGGAWQYGDDSIPGVGVTYFAGTFVRHPLALAAAKASLLHLKEAGPALQAGLTGSTSAMAAEMSAWCKEVGAPIEIRHFGSLWRVSWLEDHPLQDLLFAMMRSRGVHILDNFPCFLTSAHSAEDIAFIQRAFRESVAEMQESGFLPRRAAVVTSFDVRKPAEEGSVLARDVDGQPFWYVPEAQASTHHVNGKAAA